TAACATTGTAGTATTGTGttaagttgcagtgctgtaaacaTGTCAGCATAGGGTCAGGATGTTGCAGCCTAATTTATGTTGTGGCTCTCTAGTGTAATTGATGACAGTTTAACtagattgtttttgtttgtttgtacctATTCAGGAATAAACATTTTAACTGTATTGTCCATGCCAGAAAGTTATTGATTAATATACCACACCAGGACTCTGATGAACAGTACAAGGATTAGACAAAGAGCCAAATTCTTCGCTGTGAAGTAGTGTCCTTCAGATAAGTCAGAGATCCTGTTGCTCAGATGAGTGTTTAAGAATGTCTGTCAATGGCATTGGTATTCTTTCTTTACCCCATcatgttagtgtgtgtgtggatgtcCGTAATTACTGGTACAAGTTAACTCCTTTAAAGCTTCTCTTTGATTTTCCTTTCTAAATAAAACTTGCTGTTATTTCTAACTAGGAGTTGGTAAAGTATTAAAGAAGATAAACAAGGCCATAGTCTCAAAGAAGAATAAAGACATTGTGACAGTTGCTAATGCAGTGTTTGTAAAGAGTGGCTTTAAAATGGAAGTGCCTTTTGTTACAAGAAACAAAGAGGTGTTTCAGTGCAGTGTCAAGACGGTGGATTTCGAGGACAAAAATGCAGCATGCAATTCCATAAACCAGTGGGTGAAAAATGAAACAAGGGGTAGGTATTGAATTTTTTGTGTAACTATGTTAAACACTTATTTTATAGACACACTAAAGTTAAGAGAGAggtaaaaagttttttaaaagtggTGGGAAGACACTACAGCATCTCAACTTATccctagtatttttttttttttaaacttgggtgCACCTTGCCTAACTACTTGGAGATGCATGGTATCTATTGTCCTTTAAGAGTCACTTCTATGAAGCTAATTACAGTGATGTTATTTTCATAAACAAAGAGAAACTGCAAAACCTACCACTCCCATTATTCAAAATTATCTACATATTGCTGAGGCCAGAGTTCGGGTTTTACATTACAGCATAATTAGCTTGTGTTGCATCTTGGTATCTGTTGGGAGATGAGTGACATCATGGGGATGCTTGCAGTGTGTCATTGATTGTGGTAAAGGCAATAGATGGGTGGCAACAAGTGTTGGAGATTTTTccttttaacttttcatttccaggCTGTGGCTGATTCAGCCTTAATTGTTTACTAAACTAAGCACACAACAAATGTTGCTAAATAACTCCCTACCTGAGCACAACTCTTAGATGGGTGCTAGTGTTCCCTTGCTAGTGAAAACTAAGATCCTAATACAGCTGCCACTATACTCAGTAAAAtgactccactgatgtcagcggGCCCTGAAATGAGCGGAGCTATAATTCTTCAGGCTGGAGTTAGCAGCCATCTTTGCTCCAATTCAGAATGAATGTTACCTAGTGAATTACAAAGTACATTGGCACTTCTGTTTCCTCATGACCAACTGGCTTACATTGTGACAGAAAATGCtcaatttccccccttccttttttattttattttcaggtatGATTGATAATCTCTTATCTCCAGACATTATTGATGGTGCTTTGACCAGGTTGGCGCTGGTAAATGCGGTGTATTTCAAAGGCTTATGGAAATCTCGTTTTCAACCTGAAAATACAAAGAAACGCACATTTAATGGAGCTGATGGGAAGACTTACCAAGTACCTATGCTGGCCCAGTTGTCTCTGTTCCGCTGTGGTAAGCTCAGGAGCTAGTTTCTTGTAAATGAAACACAAAACTTTTTGCACTGTACTCCTTTCAAAATGTAGGCAAAGAAGGTTAATgtatgtgtttgtgggggggatACATAGCATTCCTGTTTGAGTAGATATTTGTGTTGAAAGCTACTGTTGGGTAAGTGGGAAAACTTTTCAAACTCGTATCTCCTGTGGATTAAACCTTGAGAACTGTGAATGGTCTGCACCTTTGGAAATCGGGTGACTTTTATTTAGGTGCATTGTTTTAGATGCTCCTGTTCAAAACCTTTGGCCAAATAGATAAGAAATAAAATGTGTCCTGTCCTTAATCAAAAACCTATCTAAAGTAGAAAACCTTAGAATTACTttgtttttatattgtattttaccCATATATTGTGGGAAGGAATATGCTTTAAAAATctgcaaataaaaattaaaatacagagtTCTTTAATAGCAGGCCATAATAAGTGTAAACAAAGCATGCTTAAATTCAGTTTAGATTCTGAAGTAGTGGACAGCTGGAAACAGCTTTTCAGACAATAGCCATTAAACCAAGGGACTGAGTAGCACAGGGTTAGTATTTTAGTTGTTTACCTCTGGAGGCCAGCATTTAAATTCTAAATTGGGTTGCAAGTGAAAAGGAGTTCACTGGATTCAGCCTAATTTCTATGTCTGTCACAAAACCAGAACAGAAGCCCACATGACTGGCAGCCTCTACTCAAGAGTTCCAGTACTGAAAtgagaaaaggagttcttgtggcaccttagagactaaccaatttatttgagcatgagctttcgtgagctacagctcacttcatcggatgcatcatcggagctgtagctcacgaaagctcatgctcaaataaattggttagtctctaagatgccacaagtactccttttctttttgcgaatacagactaacacggctgttactctgaaacctgagtactGAAATGGGTTTTGCTGGTCAGGCTCACAGTGCATTGGCAGCATTTTTAGAAGTGTGTATGCATGTTTTCTGCCTGTGGTCTAAGATGAGAGACATGCTATTGGTAACTTGCTTTTGTATGCACTAAACATTGTTACAGTGAATAAATGTAGAAATATATCTGAAAAAATAATGTTACTGGTAAAGGAATGTACCATCAGCTTGCCAAGAGGGCAAACATAAATGTATTGCCTCTATTTTTTCGCTTATAAGTGATCAGTGTTAAAAATGTGCTCGTTTAGCCAACATAGGAGCTTAAAAATATATCACTCTCtggtttaaaaaatatgaaactaTTTTGTACCTTGGCCATGTCCTGAAAATCTTTACACATTAAAGCAAAAATTAAATGCTTAAGACAGATAAAACTTGAGAGCTGTGAATGAAAATCACGTATTGAAATATTTAGGATCTATACTTCAGCAAATGACCACACGTCACGGTCAGGTCTTGCTTACAATTCTTGTATTACCCTAAAATTCATAGGGCCAGAATTTGATGTAAATAGGGAGTAACTCTTTTATTACATTGTTGTAACTGTGATTAGAATCAAGGCCATTATTTTCAAGGCCTTTAGATGGAAAGTATTAAGCTTCCTGTTTCAGAATTGAAACACATGTTTCAGGTTAGGTGTCTTAATACAGTTGAATGCAGAGGTTCTCAGATTTCTTAGTAGTGTGAGAAGCATCTGAGGAGCAAAAACATCTTGTAGATACCCTCCATGCCCATTTTCAGCTCTGAAGATCACAGCATCCTATGGCAACTACAGCAACTGTTTGGAAACGTAGTATGGGAAAGTAAAGTGTGTGTTgctctttttaaatgtaatttagcCATTGTGAATGAGGGAAGCTGTCAACATGTAATCACCAGGCTCTCTGCGGACCACTAGTTTGAGAACTACAAGCTTAACGTAAAggagataatgagacagaaaacattttctttagtTGAGCTGGAAAAGGAGGTGAGCTAGAAAAAGAGGTAAGGTAACTGCTCCCTTCTGCCATCTCTGTAATGAGCTGATTTCATGCAAGCAGTCTTAAGGTTGCAGAGTTCTGCTAACAAGGTTAATTTTCTGGTACAGAAATCCCTCATCAATTTGGGTTGGCATGCAGATGGGGATTTTGATCCAGAGTGGGAAGTGTAGTGAGATGTTGCTGCTGTGTAGTGACTCTGTCCCAAATATCAGTCTCTAGCACATTGTGATCTGTGCACATAGACGAGCTCTTCTCATCTGAGAGACTCCTTTAAGTCTGCTCTGATGAAACTTGTTCTTTTGGCACTTGTCTAAAAAGCCATATTAACTGAAAAAAGGGTGGAGCAGGAAGAGGGACCCTATTCAACTAGGGTAGCCAGCtgcctggtttttgactggaaaatCCAGTTGAAAAAGGGACTTGATTGGGTGTCCAGTCAGCAGTACAGTCTGGATACCCAAAGTCCAGTTACAGGTGGCAGCAGAGGCACTGGGTCATCACCTTTGCCAACCCCTATtcagctggggctgcctcctacctgcatcggATGGCTGCAATTCCCAGCCCGGCTTTGCGAGTCCCTCCCAACCTAgggagaggggagcaggaggtaagaggggaaaagcagcaaacAATGAGGAGATGTGGGAAGAGGAGTGAATGGGGTGGAGCcttggagggaagaggtggggcggaggAGGTTCTGGCACTCCTACTGGTGTgtctagtttttaaatattacaaagttggcaaccctataaagGGACTATCCACTCAAGACAATGTTACAACAGAATCTAAATGCATAGAGCATAACACTGAGGGAAGAGTTTCCTTCGTGGTCTTACAAGTAAGTGCTTTTCAGCTAAATATGTAGGCAGCATGCTGTCCACCCAGCTGCTGATGGTAAGAATTCTAGTTGATAAGGGATTCCCTGTCACAAAAAGGAATCTCTTTGATTAGGAAACCAACCTATTAGAGTCTATCAGCCTCCAACGTGTCTCCAGAAAAGTAAAGAAAATAATTagctttaattatttaatttaatttaaataaaatgctaTTAATTAGACATAGGAAAGACTCTCAGATTGCTAATGGATCTTCAAGTTGCAATGCAGTCCTCTGAGATGGGACATCTATAGATAAACTGCTAGCTGTAATCCTCCATGACTAACACCTGTGATGTTTTGTTAAAGTACCAGTTAGTGTCTTGATAGTTAAAGGGGTCTTTTAAGAATTTTAGCATGAGCTGAGCTGGCTGGAGGCCTATTATGGTGTGTAATGCTTTACCAGCAATAGGAGCTACTTGTGGAAATCTCTTTACTCTTGAATAAATTTCAGGATGTCTTTTTATTGCTTTCTTTTTGTGAGAAGAGATGTTATTGTGAAACAAGTTTGGTGATTAACTTAATTTGTTAACTTCTTCCTTTTTTCTGTTAACTATAAAATAAGGAGAACTTTAGTCCATTTCCCAGATAAATTGTGTCCTGGAACATATAAAATGGTTTTCAGTTCCcttagcctttttgaccacttATTTTCTTGTAACTCTGTCTCCATATGTATTCTTTGCTGATCAAGATCCATTCAAGTagctagactttttttttctactttcttTTCCAACTGGTAAACAAGCCTGTTGTGCTTTTCATCAGCCCTGTTAGTGTTATTGCATAGTACTTTCAGTTTCATGTCCTAATATCCCGTAACAGAACAAGGAAGACGATagtctgggttttttgtttgtttccaagtGGTATGGAAATAGTATGCTACTATGCTCATAATAGTATGCTACTGATGTAATTATGGTCTTTAACTAGAGTAGTTATGGTCCCTGGTGGATTACCAGCAGCAGTTTGAATGCTAGCATAATTTGTATGTAGGTGTTTATGCTGGAAAGTTTTATTAGGATGCACCATTGGATTTATGTCTAGCCACAATAAACTGCTGCTAAAGTAGCATCACATGGGACAAAAAAATCCAATAATCTTTTGAACGATCCCATACTGAAAACTGCCTTTTAAAACACTAACAGGATTTTGCATCTTTTAATAATAATGGAAAgacccctattgacttcagtggcctttggatgaGACCCCATGTATGTGTACCCACTGAATATGGTCCTGCACATTACAGATAGTCAGTGGCCTGCTACAATCTGTTGTGCATCATGTGCTTACAAACTGCTGGCAGTCCTATACTGGGCAATATCTAAGTTCCTaagcttgtctttttttttttttttttttggctaccCTCTGTTCTTATTGTTATGTGTCCTTTACTTGCCTACCTTACTGTTTCCAGGGGAGTCTCCTTGGTGAACTGTAGCAGTAGGCTCTTTTACTCACAGTTCAGAAGCAGCACAAGATTCAAAGGGGTTCAAATGCAGATGGTGTGGCAGTTGGCAGAGACTGTTAAAGACTCTTTCTGATCCCCAGTGTACCATAGTCCTTAGAGGAAAAGAGAACCTGCTTTACAAAAGGAATCTCGTGCTCTCTTTTGGATGGTCTTTTATTTCCATCATGTCTCCCACCCACTACCGTTTCAGTAGATGCTGATGAGACTCTGAAGCAGGCTGCAGCATGgctatttatattttcaaaggaaCTCCAACAATCCACCAAGTAATATTCATGTAACTTGTAGAAACTAATCTGAGACACCATAGAGTAGATTTTTTGGCTCTGTCTGCATTGCATTATCAAATGTAACATTTATATAGACTCCATGCTTGTTATGTAAGTGAACTCTACTGGAAGATGGTAACCCAACTGTGACATTGAGACTTTACAGTTACAATAATATTAAAGCTTTGCCAATAGGTTTAACATTTTTACTCACTACTGCTTTTGAATATCCGAGGTTGAAGGCTTTTAACTGTTTGAGAATTAtgacttctctctctccctctccttagGCACAACAAGTACCCCAAATGACTTGTGGTATAACATAATTGAATTGCCTTACCATGGCGAAAGCATCAGTATGTTGATTGCTCTGCCTACAGAAAGCACTACCCCTCTCTCTGCCATCATTCCTCACATCAGCACAAAAACAATACAGAGCTGGATGACAACCATGATACAAAAGAGAGTGCAAGTTATTTTACCCAAGTGAGTACTAATATCTTCcagtctcttctcccccccaacccccaaaataAGGAATTCTTCTATAGTCCTTCTCAGCGCTTAAAGCAACATTTAGTCATAATTCTGATGTCTCTTCTATTTTGCATGCTGCAATCAGGTTCACAGCAGTAGCAGAAACAGATTTAAAGGAGCCTCTGAAAGTACTTGGCATTACAGATCTGTTTGAGCAGTCAAAGGCAAACTTTGCAAAAATAACAAGTAGGTTGTCTTGTTTAAATTCTTCTTCTTCCGGTTTTTGTTCACGTTTTCTAGAACTGCTGTTTTACAATTGCAATTATTAAAACAACCTGCTGCTTTGAAACATTTCCACCAAAAGGCAAACTTCTAAATTAATAACAAAGTTAACCATATGGTGTGTCTTGCGAGaagtaaataaaatgttatgAGGCATTTTCACAGTCAGAGTCGTACATTTTCttcaatatttttccttttggcttACAAAAAAATCATGTTAGATGAGACCATAATGGAAGATGTAATTGaggcactttttttcttttacaatttGTTTTATAAACTTTGCATCAACAGACttgagagaaaggaaggatgtCTGCCAAATTGATGGTAATGTTGAGTAAAAATGGAACAGTCATTGAACTGCCTAATTGATCCAtaaacttttttctctttctgacaATGGAGCACTGACTTCTAAAAGAGAACTGGATGTCTTGTGGCTATGAATTTTATGTCGCCATCAGATTTCTGATTAGttactcggggggggggggaaaccatcCAAAACAAAAAGACCTTGCTTGTTAACACAACTCATTTATATCTCTTATACACTTCTCCACTTGAAATAAGAGATTAAGTTCCTTTAAGGGCTATCAAacggttaaaaaaattaattgcaatgaattgcagttttaatcacactgttaaacattaacaataccaatttaaatttattataaatattttggatgtttttctacattttcaaatatattgatttttattacaacgcagaatacaaagtgtagaatgctcatttcacattatttttattacaaatatttgcacggtaATAAAAGTGCAATGTACAAGTCGATGCATGAAGAGGTATATGACTGtatagcatatctggcacataaataccttgtaatgctggctacaacagtgccatacaaatgcctggtctcactttcaggtgacattgtaaatcagcagcaggcagcagtatctcccgtaaatgtaaacaagctttttgtcttagcaattggctgaacaagaagtagaactgaatggacttgtaggctctaaagttttacattgttttgtttttgagtgcggttattttaaaaaaaaaaattctacatttgtaagttgcacttttatgatcaagagattgcactacggtacttgtatgaggtgaactgaaacatactatttcttttgtttatcctttttacagtgcaaatatttgtcataaaaataatataaagtgagcactgtacactttgtattctgttgtaactgaagtcaatatatttgaaaatgtagaaaatatttataatttatattgGTATTGGTTAGCAGTGCAAGTAAAactgattaatcacgattaatttttttaattgagttaatttgttttgagttaatcacgtgagtttaCTGCAATTAATTGTGAGCCCTTGGTCCTTTATTTTATTGGAAGCAAAGTGTTCTATTTAAACAGTTTTTAAGGTACTCAGGATGAATTTAAATTGTATTACCTGTTGCTATAATTTCtgtatttaagaaaaaattaCTCTGATTACAAATTTTCAGTTTTACCTTTAAAACCACAAAATAAGCTCAGAATCTAAGATTGTACcagtagtttttaaaaatgatttgtgTTGCTGCATCTTTAGGGTAAACTATGTCCTCCAGTCACCTAGACATTTTCTAtcccatttattttattactgtcaTCATAAACATAATGCACTTAATCAGTGAGTGAATTGTGCCACTGATTTCTGCATCACTAAATAAAGCCAGGGCAAAAGATTCTGATTTTGGACATTGTCCATCACCATGTGTTTGTTTTAATGATATACACAAGCATGTGCTAATACTGCAATGGCATGTATACACAAATGCCATAGCAGACTTGTTTAGTGTGTTAAATTTCATATTAGCACTCTTTCTGTGCTTTGGCTAATGTATGTGTTAACTAATAGCAACACTGTGCCTGTGTTAATACTTCTCAATTTAACAACTGATATACTACGGTTATATAAGAAACAGTCACGCAGAAGTCCCACTAATCCATTCCTTTACATGAAGCATATTGTATGCTttctctgcttggtgtcatcAGATTGGCTGCTTCTGTAGTGATCAGATCCAGCAACTGCATCTTAACAACAGGACAAAATCCTCTTGCCTACACCATGATTTCAATCTTTactaggattgccaggtgtccaaTTTTCGACCAGaccacccagtcgaaaagggaccctggctgctccggtcagcactgctgaccaggctgttaaaagtccgatcagcggggctaaggcaggctccctgcctgccatgggtccacacagctcccggaagcagcagcatgtccctacTCCAGCTCCTATTtcataggggcagccaaggggctcagCATGCTGTCTGCgccccaagcgctggctctgcagttcccattggccaggaaccatggccaatgggagatgcggggGGCAGTgtctgcggatggggcagcacacagagccgcctggccgcacctctgcgtaggagccggagagggcacatgccgctgcttccaggagctgattGAGGTAAGTGGTgctgggagcctgcaccccgaccctcCTCCCCcgcgcctgccccagccctgatccccctcccatcctctgaacccctcagtcccagcccagagcccccccgccGCTGTGCTCGAGCCCTGATCTCCCTCACGCCCTCCAAACcgctgggtcccagcccagagcagcctcCTGCATCCTAtatccctcatctctggccccacaccagagcctgcaccctcagctggagccatcatcccctgcaccccaatcctctgtcccagcctggtgaaaatgagcgagggtGTGCGACAGAAGGAagg
This DNA window, taken from Caretta caretta isolate rCarCar2 chromosome 9, rCarCar1.hap1, whole genome shotgun sequence, encodes the following:
- the SERPINE2 gene encoding glia-derived nexin, which codes for MNWHFLLLFTAVTLTSVWSQFNPLSLEELGSDIGIQVFNQIVKARPQENIVVSPHGIASVLGILQLGADGKTKKQLTTVMRYSVNGVGKVLKKINKAIVSKKNKDIVTVANAVFVKSGFKMEVPFVTRNKEVFQCSVKTVDFEDKNAACNSINQWVKNETRGMIDNLLSPDIIDGALTRLALVNAVYFKGLWKSRFQPENTKKRTFNGADGKTYQVPMLAQLSLFRCGTTSTPNDLWYNIIELPYHGESISMLIALPTESTTPLSAIIPHISTKTIQSWMTTMIQKRVQVILPKFTAVAETDLKEPLKVLGITDLFEQSKANFAKITRTESLHVSHILQKAKIEVSEDGTKASAATTAILIARSSPPWFIVDRPFVFFIRHNPTGAVLFMGQINKP